The window GGTCAGATGATCATCTGGCGGAGCTGCGGCACGGAGATTCGTCATTTCTGCTTCAGAATTTCTATAACGAGGAGCATGCTGGCAACTTCATGATGCATCTGCTGGTGAATGATGTTGATGCATGGTGGCATCACGTCCAGGCTCAAGGTATTGCGACCAAATATGGTGCGAAGCCCCAGCCACCTGAAGACCATGGGAGTATGCGCGACTTCGTGCTCGTTGATCCCACCGGCGTCTTGTGGCGCATCGGCCAGAACATTTCCGGTCGTCGAGAACCGGTGAGCCCGTAGCGTGTAATAGCGAAGCGTCTTGCGCCGACTGACCAAGCCGCAAATGGCCGTACGGGCTGCATCGACCTCCACGCGGGTGACAAGATCGACGCGACGGCGTTCAAGGCGCTCATCCGCGCCGCCGTGGCGCTCAACACGTCGAAGCCGGCGGCCGCGCGCCCCGCCCGCGCCAAAAAGTAACGGCGAGGCCATCGGCGTACCCGCCGGCATAAAACACCAACGCGTCATCGGCCCCGGCGCCGCGCTAGCACCTCGCGATTTTGACCTTTCCGAGTGGATTGCCTTCATGGCGCGCCACAAGGGCGCGTAGTGTCCCCGCGATACTTCGTACGGGGATTTCAAATGCCATCGATCAATCCGCCGCCGCCAGGCATGCCCGGCGTCCGCGACCCAGCGCTCTCCAGCGTCATCGTCAACAGTGGTTACGGCGGGTTACACGCCACGATCTTGTCCGCAGTCGCACTCGTTTTGTCCGCATTCTCGCTCTACGAGGCCAGCTTCAAGACGGCGGACATCGAGATCTACGTGCCGCCGGTCATTCAGTACGCTCGCGACGGGGGCGGCGATACGGAAGTGTTCGTCGTGCCGATTACCGTCACGAACTCGGGCGCCCGCACGGGGACGGTTCTGTCGATGGAACTCGAAGTCCAAGACCTGAAGAGCAAGCGGACGAAGCGCTACTACAGCGCCTTCCTCGGCGAGCATCAGGTTGACCCCGATGCGCCCAACCGCTCGTTCGCGCCATTGTCGATTCCCGGCAAAGGCACGTTCAGCGACACCGTGCGCTTCTATCCGGTCGGCAATCCCCTCCCCAAGCTGGCGGAGGAGGCCGGCGACTACCGGTTCACGCTGAGCCTCGTCACCGCGGCGCCGGCGCGACCCGACGTCATCGACAGCCTGCTCGGCACGAAGCCTGCACCCGTCGTCTTCGAGCGCACGCTGCCGTGGGTCTCCGACCAGCAGCTCGGCTCGCGCCGCATCACGATCTCCATGCCCGAGAAGGGATGGACGGCCGTGCCGGCGGCAGAAGTGGGAGCACCGGCTGCTCCAAATTGAGTACGGGTCCGCGCCAAAAGGCGGGACCGCTTGCTCGACGAGATGAACGTAGCCTGACGGCTCGCTTCAGCGATCGTTCAATGGCTTGCGACTAAGCTGCCAGTATCAAAGCCAGGTGGAGAGTTTTCATGGCAGAGTTCATTCGCAGCGGCTTGATCGTCCTCATGGGAATGACGGTCATGGCTGCCGGCGTCCTGGTCATCTTCTACGGCTGACGCCACACATGCGCCGCCCGCAACTTGCCGCGGCGCCCGCTAGGCACTAGCTAAGGGGACCTTTACGAGGTCCCCTTCCTTGTCCACCTCCGAGCCCCAACCCGAACCGGATGACCCAGCGCGCCAGGCGTGGAATCGCGCCGGCGCGGCGTTGACCGACATGATGACGCCGACGCTCCGCTTGGGCGTCACCGGCCTGTCGCGCTCGGGCAAGACGATCTTCATCACCGCCCTCATCCGCAACCTCGTGTCCGGCGGCCGCCTGCCGTTCTTCATGCCGGAGGCCGAGGGCCGCATCGAGCGCGCCTACCTCGAGCCGCAGCCGGACGACGAGGTGCCCCGCTTCGACTACGAAGGGCACCTCGAGATGCTGTCGCGCAACCCGCCCGAGTGGCCGGAGAGCACGCGGCGCCTGAGCCAGTTGCGCGTCACGATCGAGTTCAAGTCGGGGAGCGCCCTGCGTCGCGCGTTCGGCATCTCGCGTCTCAACCTCGACGTCGTCGACTATCCCGGCGAGTGGCTGATCGATCTGCCGTTGCTGGAAATGACGTACGAGCAATGGTGCGCGGAGGCATTGGCGCAGGCCCGCTCGCCTCGCCGCCAGGCGCACGCCAAGGGATGGCTCGAATTTCTGTCCGCAACCGATCCGTCCGCACCCAAGGACGAGCAAACCGCGCTGCGCGGCGCCAACCTGTTCGCCGCCTACCTGAAAGCGGCACGCGCCGACGACCACGTGCTGCATACGACGGGCCCCGGCCGCTTCCTGTTGCCGGGCGACCTCGAAGGCTCGCCGCTGCTGACGTTCTGCCCGCTCGCCCGCGACGCCAAGCAAAGCTATGGCCGCAACTCCCTCGCCGCGATGATGGCGCGCCGCTTCGAGAGCTATAAGACGCACGTCGTGCGCCCGTTCTTCCGCGATCACTTCAGCCGCCTCGACCGGCAGATCGTGCTTGTCGACGTGCTCGGCCCCCTCAACGAAGGCGGCGACGCGGTCGTCGATCTGCAAAAGGCGCTCGACGCCGTCCTGCGCGTGTTCCGCATCGGCGCCGGCAACTGGCTCACCGCGCTTTTCACCCGCCGCATCGACAAGCTGCTGTTCGCGGCCACCAAGGCCGACCATATACATTCGTCGAGCCACGACCGGCTGGAGGCGATCTTGCGGGTCATCACCGATCGCGCCATGGGGCGTGCGTCCGACACCGGCGCCGAGGTCGGCGTGCAGGCGCTCGCCGCTTTGCGAGCGACGCGCGAGGCCGAGGCGAAGGTCGGCAACGAGCTGCTGCCGTGTATCGTCGGCGTGCCGATGCCCGGCCAGCGTGTCGGTGGCAAGGTGTTCGACGGCAAGACCGAAGCCGCCGTGTTCCCCGGCGATCTGCCAGCCAATCCGCGCGACGCGTTGCGTCCCAACGCGGCGCCGGCCGGCCTGCAATTCGTCCGCTTCCGGCCGCCGCGCGTGCTGCCGCCGGGCATCGACGGAGAGTCGCCGCCGTTGCCGCACATCCGGCTCGACCGCGCCCTCGATTTTCTCCTAGCGGATTGGCTCGCATGACCAGTGATGGCGACATCCGGCGCCCCCGCGCCTTCGCCCCCGACGATCCGGCGCTGCGCGCTGCCGCCGAGGCGGTCGAGCCGCCCGCCGATCTCGATCCGCTCGCGGCGCGGCGTCAGCGGCAGGCGGCGCGCCCAACCGTGCGCCCGACGGTTGCCGACATCCGCCACGGCATCCGCTGGGGCGCGCTGCTGCTGTCGGGCATGCTCGGTCTCATCGTGCTCGCCACGACCATGTGGTTCGCGCGCTACGTCGATGTCGCGCTGGCCCGCCAGGATTGGGTGGGCTGGATCGCCTTCGGGCTGCTGTGCCTGGTCGGCTTCTCGGCGTTCGTGCTCATCCTGCGCGAGATCTACGGCCTGTTCCGGCTCGCTCGCCTCGGCACGCTGCGCAAAGATGTTACCCAGGCGCTCGATACCAACGACGGCCCCGCCGAACGCCGCGCCGTTCGCCAATTGAAGCGCGTGCTCGGGGGCCGCGCCGATATGCAGTGGCCGCTCGCCCGTTTCGCCGAGCACGAGCGCGCGGTGATGAACCCGGGCGATCTCCTGGCGCTCGCCGACCGCGAGCTGATCATGCCTCTCGATCAGGAAGTGCGCCGCACCGTGCTGGCGTCGGCGAAACGCATCGGCATGGTCACCGCCATCAGTCCGCTGGCGTGGATCGCCATGCTCTACGTGCTGGTCGAGAATCTGCGCATGCTGCGCGCCATTGCCGGGTTGTATGGCGGCCGCCCCGGGCCGCTCGGGGCACTGCGCCTCGGCAAGCTCGTCATCGGCCACATCATCGCCACCGGCGGCGTGGCGCTCACCGACGATCTGCTGGGACAGTTCCTCGGGCAAGACCTGCTGCGGCGGCTCTCGCGGCGGCTCGGCGAAGGCGCCTTCAACGGTGCGCTGACCGCCCGTGTCGGCGCTGCGGCCGTGGACGTCTGCCGGCCCCTGCCGTTCATTACGGCGCCACCCGTGCGCGCACGCGACATGCTGGCGGAAGCCTTCCGGCGCAACGCCACCATCGCGATGGGCGAGGAAACGCCTAAGCGGCGCGGGTGATCTCGACGACGGCGCCCGCCTCGAGCGAGCGCATAGCGATATGGTCGGCCCACTCGCCGGTGGCGCGCCGTGCGCTCTCGACGATCGCCGGCGGGCTGCGCCCGTCGCGCGTCGACAACAACGTCTGGAAGGGAACCGCCGCCCGGCGCGACGTCAGCCAGCTCAGCGGCGCCGATAGTACCAGGCCGACGATGACCGGCGACATCCACGCCAGCACCAGGGCGGACGCCTCATAGCAGGCCACCGCCGTCACCACGCCGATCAGCATGTGCCAGCGGTGGTAGCGCACGGCCTCGGTGAAGGAGATGCCGGCGGCGTTGCGGCTCTGCGAGCGCCAGCCCGAGTCGAGCCCGAAAATCACCTGGAACACGGCCGCCGTCTGCGTCACCATGAGGATCGGCGACAGCAGGATCGAGAAGAACGTCTCGGTGAGCACGCCGAGGACGGCGCGGGCCGTACCGAGAGTTTCGCGCGCATGGCGCACGCGCTTGATCTCCAGCGCGAGGCCTAAGAACTTCGGCATCAGCACGATCAGCATGGTGGCGAAGAACAGCCGCAGGGCGGCGCCCGGATCGGTCACCGGCCACACGGGGAACAGCGTCTTCTCGTCGATGAAGTAGCTCGGGATCATCTGCTGGCCCTGCAGGGCGAGCACGATGCCGACGATGAGCGACGACGCCCACACCAGCGACATCAGGTATGATGTGGCGCCCATCAACAGATGCAGACGGCCCATCGTGGTGATGTTGGACGTGAACACGATGCCGAGGTGCTGCAGGTTGCCCTGCGCCCAGCGTCGGTCGCGCGCCACGACATCAGGCAGCGTCGGCGGCTGGCCCTCGTAAGATCCTTCAACCGTCGGCACCATGTGCACGCCCCAGTCGGCGCGGGCGAGCAGCACCGCCTCGACGAAGTCGTGGCTCTGGATGTCGCCGCCGAACGGCGCACGGCCCGGCAGCGTCGGCAAGCCGGCCGCGGAGGCGAACGCCAGGGTGCGGATGATCGCGTTGTGGCCCCAGTAGTTGCCCTGGTCGCGGTGCCAGAAGGCGAGACCGGCGGCAACG of the Hyphomicrobium album genome contains:
- a CDS encoding YcjX family GTP-binding protein → MMTPTLRLGVTGLSRSGKTIFITALIRNLVSGGRLPFFMPEAEGRIERAYLEPQPDDEVPRFDYEGHLEMLSRNPPEWPESTRRLSQLRVTIEFKSGSALRRAFGISRLNLDVVDYPGEWLIDLPLLEMTYEQWCAEALAQARSPRRQAHAKGWLEFLSATDPSAPKDEQTALRGANLFAAYLKAARADDHVLHTTGPGRFLLPGDLEGSPLLTFCPLARDAKQSYGRNSLAAMMARRFESYKTHVVRPFFRDHFSRLDRQIVLVDVLGPLNEGGDAVVDLQKALDAVLRVFRIGAGNWLTALFTRRIDKLLFAATKADHIHSSSHDRLEAILRVITDRAMGRASDTGAEVGVQALAALRATREAEAKVGNELLPCIVGVPMPGQRVGGKVFDGKTEAAVFPGDLPANPRDALRPNAAPAGLQFVRFRPPRVLPPGIDGESPPLPHIRLDRALDFLLADWLA
- a CDS encoding YcjF family protein — translated: MTSDGDIRRPRAFAPDDPALRAAAEAVEPPADLDPLAARRQRQAARPTVRPTVADIRHGIRWGALLLSGMLGLIVLATTMWFARYVDVALARQDWVGWIAFGLLCLVGFSAFVLILREIYGLFRLARLGTLRKDVTQALDTNDGPAERRAVRQLKRVLGGRADMQWPLARFAEHERAVMNPGDLLALADRELIMPLDQEVRRTVLASAKRIGMVTAISPLAWIAMLYVLVENLRMLRAIAGLYGGRPGPLGALRLGKLVIGHIIATGGVALTDDLLGQFLGQDLLRRLSRRLGEGAFNGALTARVGAAAVDVCRPLPFITAPPVRARDMLAEAFRRNATIAMGEETPKRRG
- the mdoH gene encoding glucans biosynthesis glucosyltransferase MdoH codes for the protein MSDLPAAGQKIGRIADASSPDLLPSEVPLEMPDQDFKARGAKPRRRRGYWVPRAAVFTGAGLLTAAFCYELYGVLAVEQATPLQFLFLILSTIAFGWIALGSLNAALGFIPLFGGEKADTIDLPQPGAPLTARTALLFPVYHEDPARIAGTVQAIALELESMGNAASFDVFILSDTRDGADVATEESAYRALRQRLHGIVPVFYRRRRENRGRKAGNIKDWVRRFGGAYENFVILDGDSVMSGTTLVRLALAMERDQTAGLIQTVPRLTGATTLLQYLTQFASNVYGPLVAAGLAFWHRDQGNYWGHNAIIRTLAFASAAGLPTLPGRAPFGGDIQSHDFVEAVLLARADWGVHMVPTVEGSYEGQPPTLPDVVARDRRWAQGNLQHLGIVFTSNITTMGRLHLLMGATSYLMSLVWASSLIVGIVLALQGQQMIPSYFIDEKTLFPVWPVTDPGAALRLFFATMLIVLMPKFLGLALEIKRVRHARETLGTARAVLGVLTETFFSILLSPILMVTQTAAVFQVIFGLDSGWRSQSRNAAGISFTEAVRYHRWHMLIGVVTAVACYEASALVLAWMSPVIVGLVLSAPLSWLTSRRAAVPFQTLLSTRDGRSPPAIVESARRATGEWADHIAMRSLEAGAVVEITRAA
- a CDS encoding VOC family protein; this translates as MSSLTTVEVKAFVPAQDFALSKQFYQDLGFDLAWSDDHLAELRHGDSSFLLQNFYNEEHAGNFMMHLLVNDVDAWWHHVQAQGIATKYGAKPQPPEDHGSMRDFVLVDPTGVLWRIGQNISGRREPVSP